A section of the Girardinichthys multiradiatus isolate DD_20200921_A chromosome 5, DD_fGirMul_XY1, whole genome shotgun sequence genome encodes:
- the anapc11 gene encoding anaphase-promoting complex subunit 11, giving the protein MKVKIRQWSGVASWSWVANDENCGICRMPFNGCCPDCKVPGDDCPLVWGQCSHCFHMHCILKWLNSQQVQQQCPMCRQEWKFKE; this is encoded by the exons atgAAGGTGAAGATCAGGCAGTGGAGCGGAGTGGCCTCCTGGTCCTGGGTGGCTAACGATGAAAACTGCGGCATCTGCAGGATGCCCTTCAACGGCTGCTGTCCAGACT GTAAAGTTCCTGGAGATGACTGCCCTCTGGTCTGGGGTCAGTGCTCTCACTGTTTCCACATGCACTGCATCTTGAAGTGGTTGAACTCCCAGCAAGTCCAGCAGCAGTGCCCCATGTGTCGTCAGGAATGGAAGTTCAAAGAGTGA
- the zmp:0000001082 gene encoding integrin alpha-D, with the protein MNEPQCFYLLVYMALAAAAIPVSSAFNIDTANHSIKVHRGEPKDFFGYKVLQYMSPRNKGIIVTAPLRLNGSGGIFKLDQDQPRKWFQPNDSSQTDPYLAKHLGLSVAADSTGSRFIACSPHFAHPCDENVYLNSLCYNITDEFQQLSSFKPLFQKCTPKKVNLVFLFDGSESMTGQEFDQNKIFITGMMNSLKNTSIEFAAVQFSTKPRKVFDFNDYVAGTALRKLEKEVHMRNLTNTHEALNFTLSQILENQTAGATKDATKAVVIITDGNPSDRDVNYKSIETYERKKIIRVVIGVKIEDFTKLESIASHPKDKNIFKIDEYSGLKGILESFQKQIFTIEGFNVTRAGELTNEMSQSGFSAVSYKDTLILGSVGSNSWRGALSEPQKHNKTIFDPDMQRDSYMGYSLSVGERNGDPLYFTGAPRFNHTGLVVVFKPDGNESKAAKRIMGEQVGSYFGAELCSVDIDSDGNTDFLLVGGPLFYLAEERKEGMVYIYSINDEMELKRELQVRAPSMGRFGTTIASLSDLNGDGLRDVAVGAPLEEDNTGAVYIYLGQRDTGMRNSSSQRITGAEFPPGLRFFGQSINGDIDLGDDSLPDIVVGSQGAVVVLRSKPVIDVMAQLSYYPNVISIQNINCLEKNKTWLPMVDAEACFEMVEATNSTAGPGINISVMLNVDPMRQTHRGFFDKTEKNSRSITYMYELTEKKTCYNYSIYMEKCVRDTLSPVSIKLNFSQADSEEARAILNVDSKRLAVVEVPFEKHCNKEICIADLEVKFKFTSEVLLVTENNRFSVLIDLSNNADDSYNTNLTMHYPPGLSFSKMELKGPKKLTHLCTDLEDVLDKTVCGISLPVFRSKTSVTFNTTFRVSKDFEWNDTMLMKVSANSENSNSSQTHSVTKGIPVKYSVGMVVTVNDTTPNYLFFTPKKHAPQGMTVIYKIDNIGFKDFPINVSLFFPIKLEHNFEMENYKVIVEQNKTRCSVVSIEKSKDCPLKQDCVAIKCDTFTLRNYSGVQFMLVGDVHFRNLKNHASNLPFLKRYTGDSGEVNFMSFLKVDFDDGKYMLASHKTENPTDNNKVKKSCKVLVEFIVPPNDPLIIGTGVALGVILLIIITVIMWKCGCFKRKTPQDYQEQQDNVSVQHGCPSDSSHNKSEQVEEEKIPLSEDKGTSCPPVTSE; encoded by the exons CTGCAGCCATCCCAGTTTCTTCAGCCTTCAACATTGACACGGCAAACCATTCGATCAAAGTTCATCGTGGAGAGCCAAAAGATTTCTTTGGATACAAAGTGCTTCAGTACATGTCACCCAGAAACAAAGG GATAATCGTCACCGCACCACTGCGGCTTAATGGATCGGGGGGAATATTCAAGCTTGACCAAGATCAACCTAGAAAGTGGTTCCAGCCTAATG ATTCGTCTCAGACAGATCCATATTTAGCCAAGCATCTCGGCTTGTCAGTAGCTGCAGATTCTACAGGTTCCCGGTTTATT GCTTGTAGTCCACATTTTGCTCATCCATGCGACGAGAACGTCTACCTGAACAGTTTGTGTTATAACATCACAGATGAGTTTCAGCAGCTGTCTTCTTTTAAACCTTTGTTCCAAA AATGTACACCAAAAAAAGTAAaccttgtgtttctgtttgatgGATCTGAGAGTATGACTGGACAGGAATttgaccaaaataaaatattcataacAGGAATGATGAACAGCTTAAAAAACACATCTATTGAG TTTGCAGCAGTTCAGTTCTCTACAAAGCCCAGGAAAGTGTTTGACTTTAATGACTATGTTGCTGGTACTGCTCTAAGGAAACTTGAAAAAGAGGTGCATATGAGGAATCTGACCAACACACACGAAGCCCTCAACTTTACACT GTCACAGATCCTGGAAAACCAAACAGCAGGAGCCACAAAAGATGCAACTAAAGCTGTGGTGATAATCACAGATGGAAATCCAAGTGATCGTGATGTAAATTATAAGAGTATTGAAACCTATGAACGTAAAAAGATAATTCGAGTTGTCATTGGG GTCAAAATTGAAGACTTCACCAAATTGGAAAGTATTGCATCACAcccaaaagacaaaaatatctTTAAGATTGATGAGTATAGCGGACTCAAAGGAATACTGGAAAGCTTTCAAAAACAGATCTTTACTATAGAAG GATTCAATGTGACTCGAGCTGGAGAACTGACTAATGAAATGTCCCAAAGTGGATTCAGTGCTGTTTCATACAAG GACACCTTGATTCTGGGCTCGGTGGGATCAAATAGCTGGCGTGGGGCTCTAAGTGAACctcaaaaacataataaaacgaTTTTCGACCCAGATATGCAACGAGACTCCTACATGG GATACTCTCTTTCTGTTGGAGAGAGGAACGGCGATCCTCTATATTTCACAGGTGCACCACGTTTCAACCACACGGGACTGGTCGTAGTTTTCAAACCTGATGGCAATGAGTCGAAAGCAGCCAAAAGAATAATGGGGGAGCAG GTTGGTTCCTATTTTGGGGCAGAGCTGTGCTCTGTAGACATTGATTCAGACGGTAACACTGATTTCCTGTTGGTTGGAGGGCCACTGTTTTACCTGGCCGaggaaagaaaagaaggaaTGGTCTACATCTACTCTATAAATGATGAG ATGGAACTAAAAAGGGAGCTTCAAGTGCGAGCACCATCAATGGGTAGATTCGGCACCACCATAGCCAGTCTTTCAGATCTGAATGGAGATGGTCTCCGAGATGTTGCAGTGGGAGcccccctggaggaggataacaCAGGGGCTGTTTACATCTACCTTGGACAAAGAGACACAGGGATGCGCAACAGTTCCAGCCAG AGAATCACAGGAGCAGAATTCCCTCCTGGGTTGAGGTTCTTTGGTCAGTCCATCAATGGAGATATTGATCTTGGAGATGATAGCCTGCCAGATATTGTGGTGGGATCACAAGGTGCTGTGGTTGTCTTAAG ATCCAAGCCTGTAATAGATGTCATGGCTCAGCTGTCATATTATCCGAACGTCATAAGCATTCAGAATATTAACTGCTTGGAGAAGAACAAAACTTGGTTACCAATGGTTGATGCAGAAGCTTGCTTTGAAATGGTAGAAGCAACTAACAGCACAGCAG GGCCAGGTATCAACATCTCAGTGATGCTCAATGTGGATCCAATGAGGCAAACACATCGAGGTTTCTTCgataaaactgaaaagaatAGCAGGAGTATAACATATATGTATGAACTGACTGAGAAGAAAACTTGCTATAACTATTCTATATACATGGAg AAATGTGTAAGAGACACATTATCTCCTGTCAGcatcaaattaaacttttccCAAGCTGACAGCGAGGAGGCAAGGGCCATTCTGAACGTGGACAGCAAAAGACTGGCTGTGGTTGAG GTTCCTTTTGAGAAACATTGTAATAAAGAAATCTGCATTGCTGATCTTGAAGTGAAATTTAAGTTTAC GTCTGAGGTGTTGTTGGTGACAGAAAATAACCGCTTTAGCGTGTTGATAGACCTGAGTAACAATGCTGATGACTCATACAACACCAACCTGACAATGCACTACCCTCCAGGCCTCTCCTTCTCAAAGATGGAGCTAAAAGGG CCCAAGAAGCTAACTCATCTCTGCACTGATCTCGAAGATGTGCTTGACAAAACCGTTTGTGGCATCAGCCTTCCTGTGTTTCGCAGCAAAACCTCT GTCACGTTCAACACTACTTTTCGTGTTTCCAAAGATTTCGAGTGGAATGACACAATGTTGATGAAAGTGTCTGCAAATAG TGAAAATTCAAACTCCAGCCAAACACATTCTGTGACCAAGGGTATTCCTGTAAAATATTCAGTCGGAATGGTAGTAACAGT aaatgacACAACTCCCAATTATCTGTTCTTTACTCCAAAAAAACATGCACCACAAGGGATGACTGTTATTTATAAA ATAGACAACATTGGTTTTAAGGATTTTCCCATCAATGTGTCCCTGTTCTTCCCAATTAAACTGGAACACAACTTTGAAATGGAAAACTATAAAGTTATTGTTGAGCAG aacaaaactcgGTGCTCAGTTGTTTCCATCGAAAAATCTAAG GACTGCCCTCTGAAACAAGACTGCGTTGCCATAAAATGTGATACTTTTACTTTGAGGAATTATTCGGGTGTTCAGTTTATGCTGGTGGGAGATGTGCATTTCCGAAATCTAAAAAACCATGCATCG AATTTGCCCTTTCTGAAACGATATACTGGAGACAGCGGAGAGGTCAATTTTATGAGTTTTCTAAAAGTTGACTTTGACGATGGTAAATACATGCTGGCTTCTCACAAAACTGAG aacCCTACAGACAACAACAAAGTAAAGAAATCG TGTAAAGTTCTGGTTGAGTTCATAGTGCCTCCAAATGATCCACTGATCATTGGGACTGGAGTAGCACTGGGAGTTATACTTCTGATCATAATCACAGTCATCATGTGGAAG TGTGGCTGCTTCAAGAGGAAAACCCCTCAGGATTACCAGGAACAACAGGATAATGTCTCTGTTCAGCATGGATGCCCATCTGACTCATCGCATAATAAATCTGAGCAAGTTGAAGAGGAAAAAATACCTCTAAGTGAAGACAAGGGTACAAGCTGCCCACCAGTTACTTCCGAATGA